A single window of Onychomys torridus chromosome 8, mOncTor1.1, whole genome shotgun sequence DNA harbors:
- the LOC118588225 gene encoding C-C motif chemokine 4-like isoform X2 translates to MKLCVSTLSLLLVMAAFWVPALSAPMGSDPPTSCCFSYTAWKLPRNFVTDYYETSSLCSKPAVVKGKQVCTDPSLPWVNEYVNDLELN, encoded by the exons ATGAAGCTGTGTGTGtctactctctctctcctgctggtCATGGCTGCCTTCTGGGTTCCAGCGCTCTCAGCACCAA TGGGCTCTGACCCTCCCACATCCTGCTGCTTTTCTTACACTGCTTGGAAGCTTCCTCGAAACTTTGTAACAGATTATTATGAGACCAGCAGCCTTTGCTCCAAGCCAGCTGTGGT AAAAGGCAAGCAAGTCTGTACTGACCCCAGCCTGCCCTGGGTCAATGAGTATGTGAATGACTTGGAGTTGAACTGA
- the LOC118588225 gene encoding C-C motif chemokine 4-like isoform X1, which translates to MKLCVSTLSLLLVMAAFWVPALSAPMGSDPPTSCCFSYTAWKLPRNFVTDYYETSSLCSKPAVVFLTRKGKQVCTDPSLPWVNEYVNDLELN; encoded by the exons ATGAAGCTGTGTGTGtctactctctctctcctgctggtCATGGCTGCCTTCTGGGTTCCAGCGCTCTCAGCACCAA TGGGCTCTGACCCTCCCACATCCTGCTGCTTTTCTTACACTGCTTGGAAGCTTCCTCGAAACTTTGTAACAGATTATTATGAGACCAGCAGCCTTTGCTCCAAGCCAGCTGTGGT ATTCCTCACCAGAAAAGGCAAGCAAGTCTGTACTGACCCCAGCCTGCCCTGGGTCAATGAGTATGTGAATGACTTGGAGTTGAACTGA
- the LOC118588723 gene encoding WAP four-disulfide core domain protein 18-like, producing the protein MKTAIVFILVALIAMEIDKACALSSHERSQKPGACPKLPPNTVGTCNERCSGDETCPGKKKCCSNGCAHVCLRPVFKDS; encoded by the exons ATGAAGACAGCCATAGTTTTCATTCTGGTGGCTTTGATTGCCATGGAGATAGACAAGGCCTGTGCTCTGTCTTCTCATGAAA GATCACAAAAACCTGGAGCTTGTCCCAAGCTGCCCCCAAATACTGTTGGAACTTGCAATGAGAGATGCTCAGGAGATGAAACATGCCCTGGTAAAAAGAAGTGCTGCAGCAATGGGTGTGCTCATGTCTGCTTGCGACCTGTCTTCAAA